A genomic window from Sorex araneus isolate mSorAra2 chromosome 2, mSorAra2.pri, whole genome shotgun sequence includes:
- the TMEM249 gene encoding cation channel sperm-associated auxiliary subunit TMEM249 — MSLGKGAGDRSLELALTVNARAQRRGRRGHSFSVCEGKPFQLWALGLCSTERHLARRLKRNSFYPFTQVQPHVFVLEYYRDSLWKGTLLFVVCFLLVSFNIVSQVQKQETWGLPACGMVVGLWLVVSSLPRRRLLLHCKRGYYHFSIQGHTVYQGPLHLIYVRLALNSDVHGKCFFQLVLSGYKLEPLVLVQLSERYEQMEYLGRHIAQKLNINYFDCLALSYRHVVRHWPLSPYTGKTERKKEGFYSSVTDLDL; from the exons ATGTCcctggggaagggggctggggacaggTCCCTGGAGCTGGCCCTGACAGTGAac GCGCGGGCCCAGCGACGGGGGCGGCGCGGGCACAGCTTCTCCGTGTGCGAAGGCAAGCCCTTCCAGCTCTGGGCGCTCGGGCTCTGCAGCACCGAGCGCCACCTAGCCCGGCGCCTCAAGAGGAACAGCTTCTACCCGTTCACGCAAGTGCAGCCACACG TCTTCGTGCTCGAGTACTACCGGGACTCACTCTGGAAGGGGACGCTGCTCTTTGTTGTCTGCTTCCTCCTGGTCAGCTTCAACATCGTGAGCCAG GTTCAGAAACAGGAGACTTGGGGCTTGCCCGCGTGCGGCATGGTCGTGGGGCTGTGGCTGGTGGTCTCCTCGCTGCCTCGGCGGCGCCTGCTGCTGCACTGCAAGCGCGGCTACTACCACTTCTCCATCCAAGGCCACACCGTGTACCAGGGCCCCTTGCACCTTATTTACGTCCGCCTGGCGCTCAACTCAGACG TCCACGGAAAGTGCTTCTTCCAGCTGGTTTTGAGCGGCTACAAGCTGGAGCCGCTGGTGCTGGTGCAGCTGTCTGAGCGCTACGAG CAAATGGAGTACCTGGGCCGCCACATCGCCCAGAAGCTCAACATCAACTACTTTGACTGCTTGGCCTTATCCTATCGGCACGTGGTTCGGCACTGGCCGCTGTCGCCCTACACTGGCAAAACCGAGCGCAAGAAAGAAGGCTTCTACAGCTCTGTGACAGACCTGGACCTGTGA